In Arthrobacter sp. QXT-31, one genomic interval encodes:
- the acs gene encoding acetate--CoA ligase, with protein sequence MSQDTPGSTATAATPSQQGDALENLLHENRKFAPSEEFAANAVVGAEVYEEAAADRPAFWAKQARELLTWSKDFDEALDWSNPPFAKWFVGGEVNAAYNALDRHVENGLGDRVAIHFEGEPGDSRSYTYAELTEEVKKAANAFESLGVSKGDRVAVYLPMIPEAVVTLLACARIGAVHSVVFGGFSADALRSRIEDAEAKLVVTADGTYRRGKPSALKPAVDAALALEGNGAGHTVQNVVVVKRNGQDVDWHEGRDHWWADTVGTASAEHTAVGHDSEHPLFILYTSGTTGKPKGILHTTGGFLTQTAYTHKAVFDLHPETDVYWCTADVGWVTGHSYVAYAPLINGATQVMYEGTPDSPHQGRWWEIVEKYKVSILYTAPTAIRTFMKWGRDIPDKYDLSSIRVLGSVGEPINPEAWMWYRDVIGGNKAPIVDTWWQTETGAQMIAPLPGVTETKPGSAQVPLPGIAVDVVDEMGESVPDGHGGFLVIREPWPAMLRGIWGDPDRFKDTYWSRFETMYFAGDGAKKDEDGDIWLLGRVDDVMNVSGHRLSTTEIESALVSHPAVAEAAVVGASDETTGQAVVAFVILRGDAVDSGDEIVQDLRNHVGKEIGPIAKPKTILVVPELPKTRSGKIMRRLLKDVAEGRDVGDATTLADNSVMQQIAASLKK encoded by the coding sequence ATGTCCCAGGACACCCCCGGCTCGACGGCCACCGCTGCCACCCCCAGCCAGCAGGGCGATGCTCTTGAAAACCTGCTGCATGAGAACCGCAAGTTTGCCCCGTCCGAGGAATTCGCCGCCAACGCCGTGGTGGGCGCGGAGGTCTACGAGGAGGCGGCGGCTGACCGGCCGGCGTTCTGGGCAAAGCAGGCCCGTGAGCTGCTGACCTGGAGCAAGGACTTCGATGAGGCGCTGGACTGGTCCAACCCGCCGTTCGCGAAGTGGTTCGTGGGCGGGGAGGTCAACGCGGCCTACAACGCCCTGGACCGGCACGTGGAGAACGGCCTCGGCGACCGGGTTGCCATCCACTTCGAGGGCGAGCCGGGCGATTCCCGCTCCTACACCTACGCGGAACTGACCGAGGAAGTGAAGAAGGCCGCCAACGCCTTCGAATCCCTCGGCGTGTCCAAGGGCGACCGGGTGGCCGTCTACCTGCCGATGATTCCCGAGGCCGTCGTCACGCTGCTGGCCTGTGCCCGGATCGGTGCGGTGCACTCGGTGGTGTTCGGCGGCTTCTCGGCCGACGCGCTGCGGTCCCGGATCGAGGACGCCGAGGCCAAGCTCGTGGTCACCGCGGACGGCACCTACCGGCGCGGCAAGCCCAGCGCCCTGAAGCCCGCCGTCGACGCCGCCCTCGCACTCGAAGGGAACGGCGCCGGCCACACGGTCCAGAACGTCGTGGTGGTCAAGCGGAACGGCCAGGACGTGGACTGGCACGAGGGCCGGGACCACTGGTGGGCGGACACGGTCGGGACAGCCTCAGCCGAGCACACCGCCGTCGGGCATGATTCCGAACACCCGCTGTTCATCCTCTACACCTCCGGCACGACCGGAAAGCCCAAGGGCATCCTGCACACCACCGGCGGCTTCCTCACCCAGACCGCCTACACCCACAAGGCCGTCTTCGACCTGCACCCCGAGACGGACGTGTACTGGTGCACGGCCGACGTCGGATGGGTCACCGGGCACTCGTACGTCGCCTACGCGCCGCTCATCAACGGCGCCACCCAGGTCATGTACGAAGGCACCCCGGATTCCCCGCATCAGGGCCGCTGGTGGGAGATCGTGGAGAAGTACAAGGTCTCCATCCTCTACACCGCCCCCACCGCGATCCGCACGTTCATGAAGTGGGGCCGGGACATCCCGGACAAGTACGACCTCTCCTCCATCCGGGTCCTCGGCTCCGTGGGCGAACCCATCAACCCCGAGGCCTGGATGTGGTACCGGGACGTCATCGGCGGCAACAAAGCCCCGATCGTGGACACCTGGTGGCAGACCGAAACCGGCGCGCAGATGATCGCCCCGCTGCCCGGCGTCACGGAAACGAAGCCCGGCTCCGCGCAGGTGCCGCTGCCCGGCATCGCCGTGGACGTCGTGGACGAAATGGGCGAATCGGTCCCGGACGGCCACGGCGGCTTCCTGGTGATCCGTGAGCCCTGGCCTGCCATGCTCCGCGGTATCTGGGGCGACCCCGACCGGTTCAAGGACACCTACTGGTCCCGGTTCGAGACCATGTACTTCGCAGGGGACGGGGCTAAGAAGGACGAGGACGGCGACATCTGGCTCCTGGGCCGCGTGGACGACGTCATGAACGTCTCCGGGCACCGGCTCTCCACCACCGAAATCGAGTCCGCCCTGGTCAGCCACCCGGCGGTGGCGGAGGCCGCCGTCGTGGGCGCCAGCGACGAAACCACCGGCCAGGCCGTCGTCGCGTTCGTCATCCTCCGCGGCGACGCCGTGGACTCCGGCGACGAGATCGTCCAGGACCTGCGCAACCACGTCGGCAAGGAAATCGGCCCGATCGCCAAGCCCAAGACCATCCTCGTAGTGCCCGAGCTGCCCAAGACCCGCTCCGGCAAGATCATGCGCCGGCTCCTCAAGGACGTCGCCGAAGGCCGCGACGTCGGAGACGCCACCACCCTCGCCGACAACAGCGTCATGCAGCAGATCGCCGCATCGCTGAAGAAGTAG